A single window of Canis lupus familiaris isolate Mischka breed German Shepherd chromosome 7, alternate assembly UU_Cfam_GSD_1.0, whole genome shotgun sequence DNA harbors:
- the BGLAP gene encoding osteocalcin, protein MRSLMVLALLAVAALCLCLAGPADAKPSSAESRRGGAAFVSKREGSEVVRRLRRYLDSGLGAPVPYPDPLEPKREVCELNPNCDELADHIGFQEAYQRFYGPV, encoded by the exons ATGCGGTCCCTGATGGTCCTTGCCCTGCTGGCTGTGGCCgcactctgcctctgcctggctgGTCCAGCAG ATGCAAAGCCCAGCAGTGCTGAATCCCGCAGAGGTGGTGCAG CCTTCGTGTCCAAGCGGGAGGGCAGCGAGGTGGTGAGGAGGCTCCGGCGCTACCTGGACTCTGGGCTGGG CGCCCCGGTCCCCTACCCGGATCCCCTGGAGCCCAAGAGGGAAGTATGCGAGCTCAACCCCAACTGTGACGAGCTGGCTGACCACATTGGCTTCCAGGAAGCTTACCAGCGCTTCTATGGCCCGGTCTAG